The following are encoded together in the Coriobacteriia bacterium genome:
- a CDS encoding V-type ATP synthase subunit B gives MAREYSTTRDIVGPLLLVEKVADVKYGELVELEFPDGTKSLGNVLEVNRDVALVQSFGGTRGANPSQTKVRFLGRSLELGVSRDMLGRVFDGLGRPKDGGPDIIPEERRSIYGDPINPTARDFPDDFIQTGISAIDGLNPLVRGQKLPVFSGSGLPHNQLAAQIARQASVLARSDDPTKVGEKLEGEFAVVFAAMGITFEDADFFITEFRKTAAIERAVLFLNLADDPAVERIATPRMALTAAEYLAYTCDMHVLVILTDMTYYCEALREVSAARKEVPGRRGYPGYLYTDLATIYERAGRVKGRKGSITQVPILSMPDDDKTHPIPDLTGYITEGQIILDRPLHRSGVYPPIAVLPSLSRLKQKGIGPGKTREDHADLSNQLFGAYARGIQAKELAVILGEAALSDTDKAFVAFADAFEDRFIRQGEHEERSVERTLEIGWELVALLPTTELKRIKDEFIARYLKETVEA, from the coding sequence ATGGCCCGCGAATACAGCACCACCCGCGACATCGTCGGGCCGCTTCTGCTCGTGGAGAAGGTCGCCGACGTGAAGTACGGCGAGCTCGTAGAGCTCGAGTTCCCCGACGGCACCAAGAGCCTCGGCAATGTGCTCGAGGTCAACCGCGACGTGGCGCTCGTCCAGTCATTCGGCGGCACGCGCGGTGCGAACCCGTCTCAGACGAAGGTGCGCTTCCTCGGGCGGTCGCTCGAACTCGGCGTGAGCCGAGACATGCTGGGGCGCGTGTTCGACGGCCTGGGCCGGCCGAAGGACGGCGGACCGGACATCATCCCGGAGGAGCGCCGCTCGATCTACGGCGACCCGATCAACCCGACGGCGCGCGACTTCCCCGACGACTTCATCCAGACGGGCATCTCGGCTATCGACGGCCTGAACCCGCTCGTGCGCGGGCAGAAGCTTCCGGTATTCTCCGGCTCGGGACTGCCGCACAACCAGCTCGCCGCGCAGATCGCCCGGCAGGCGTCGGTGCTCGCGAGGAGCGACGATCCCACCAAGGTAGGCGAGAAGCTCGAAGGCGAGTTCGCCGTGGTGTTCGCCGCGATGGGCATCACCTTCGAGGACGCCGACTTCTTCATCACCGAGTTTCGCAAGACGGCCGCCATCGAGCGCGCCGTGCTCTTCTTGAACCTCGCCGACGACCCGGCCGTCGAGCGCATCGCCACGCCGCGTATGGCGCTCACCGCTGCCGAGTACCTGGCGTACACGTGCGACATGCACGTACTCGTCATCCTCACCGACATGACCTACTACTGCGAGGCGCTCCGCGAGGTGTCCGCCGCGCGCAAGGAAGTGCCAGGCCGCCGAGGCTACCCGGGCTACCTCTACACGGACCTCGCGACCATCTACGAGCGCGCCGGTCGCGTGAAGGGCCGCAAGGGCTCGATCACCCAGGTGCCGATCCTCTCCATGCCCGACGACGACAAGACGCACCCGATCCCCGACCTCACCGGTTACATCACCGAGGGGCAGATCATCCTAGACCGGCCGCTTCACCGCTCGGGCGTCTACCCGCCGATCGCCGTGCTGCCCAGCCTGTCGCGCCTGAAGCAGAAGGGTATCGGTCCGGGCAAGACGCGCGAGGACCACGCCGACCTCAGCAACCAGCTCTTCGGCGCGTACGCGCGCGGCATCCAGGCCAAGGAACTCGCCGTCATCCTCGGCGAGGCGGCGCTCTCGGACACGGACAAGGCGTTCGTGGCCTTCGCAGACGCATTCGAAGACCGCTTCATCCGCCAGGGCGAGCACGAGGAGCGGAGCGTGGAGCGCACGCTCGAGATCGGCTGGGAGCTCGTCGCGTTGCTGCCCACGACCGAGCTCAAGCGCATTAAGGACGAGTTCATCGCGAGATACCTGAAGGAGACGGTCGAGGCGTGA
- a CDS encoding V-type ATP synthase subunit D, whose protein sequence is MPQIRANPNRMELLKLRRRGVTAKRGHKLLKDKLDELMKEFQARITDNRRLRRDVERELQAAFGLLSIARTEAGSGALASALMAGEALPLLEVAEKSLMSVRVPVFTLGELPEPGGYSLATTPAVLDTALARLATVAPRMLELAEREKAIELLAAEIERTRRRVNALEYVLIPTIEATIRDITMKLDEAERGNLTRLMKVKDMIAQQEAAEGR, encoded by the coding sequence ATGCCGCAGATCCGCGCCAACCCGAACCGCATGGAGCTCCTGAAGCTGCGTCGTCGCGGAGTCACTGCCAAGCGTGGCCACAAACTGCTCAAGGACAAGCTCGACGAACTCATGAAGGAGTTCCAGGCCCGCATCACCGACAACCGGCGCCTGCGTCGCGATGTCGAGCGCGAGCTCCAGGCGGCGTTCGGACTGCTGTCGATCGCCCGCACCGAGGCTGGGAGCGGCGCCCTCGCGTCGGCGCTCATGGCCGGAGAGGCGCTGCCGCTGCTCGAGGTGGCCGAGAAGAGCCTCATGAGCGTGCGCGTGCCCGTCTTCACCCTCGGCGAGCTGCCCGAGCCGGGCGGCTACTCGCTCGCGACCACGCCGGCGGTTCTCGACACAGCGCTCGCACGGCTCGCCACGGTGGCGCCGCGAATGCTGGAACTCGCCGAGCGCGAGAAGGCGATCGAGCTGCTGGCGGCCGAGATCGAGCGCACCCGGCGCCGCGTGAACGCCCTCGAGTACGTGCTCATCCCCACCATCGAGGCGACGATCCGCGACATCACGATGAAACTCGACGAGGCCGAGCGCGGCAACCTCACCCGGCTCATGAAGGTGAAGGACATGATCGCGCAGCAGGAGGCGGCCGAAGGGCGGTAA
- a CDS encoding M28 family peptidase: MRLRTTVLAAGAVVGVAAITAVIVFGALRAPAPDVSDLATRESTRTLEATGAATPPAVQTADPAATLAAVQPQPLTATPLERRKFDVSAAMAHVRALEAFGVRKGGSAAEAAAAAYIRDQLVALGLNARIEEFPLPNSTTSCNVVARVQGSSDVVLVLGGHMDSKPPSPGANDNGTGCGALLEIAEIVAADPVVPTIEFVFFGSEEIIDGGADWHHFGSRYRVSQMSAAERAKTAGMISLDMIGYGSAFHSRAMLKAPATLSDMVLAHAKSMGIGMTFKQDTSSTGLSDHEAYEKAGMPATCVCWRTDPVYHTAQDVSPHVETAKVATAGKLVLDFVRSLDAAELAALTAR; this comes from the coding sequence GTGAGGCTCCGGACCACGGTGCTTGCCGCGGGAGCGGTGGTCGGCGTAGCGGCGATCACCGCAGTCATCGTGTTCGGCGCGTTGCGTGCCCCGGCGCCCGACGTGAGCGACCTCGCCACGAGGGAGAGCACGCGCACCCTCGAAGCCACCGGAGCGGCCACGCCTCCTGCGGTCCAGACCGCCGACCCCGCAGCGACGCTCGCTGCAGTGCAGCCGCAACCGCTCACCGCCACACCTCTCGAGCGTCGGAAGTTCGATGTGAGCGCAGCAATGGCGCACGTCCGTGCGCTGGAGGCGTTCGGCGTGCGCAAGGGCGGCTCGGCGGCCGAAGCGGCTGCCGCCGCCTACATCCGGGACCAGTTGGTCGCACTCGGCCTGAACGCGCGCATCGAGGAGTTCCCGCTCCCGAACAGCACTACGAGCTGCAACGTCGTTGCCCGGGTGCAGGGCTCGAGCGACGTGGTGCTCGTGCTCGGAGGGCACATGGACAGCAAGCCGCCCTCGCCGGGAGCGAACGACAACGGCACGGGTTGCGGGGCGCTCCTGGAGATCGCCGAGATCGTGGCCGCCGACCCAGTGGTACCTACGATCGAGTTCGTCTTCTTCGGCAGCGAGGAGATCATCGACGGTGGGGCCGACTGGCACCACTTCGGCTCGCGGTACCGGGTCTCGCAGATGTCCGCTGCCGAACGTGCGAAGACCGCCGGGATGATCTCGCTCGACATGATCGGCTACGGCTCGGCGTTCCACTCCCGCGCGATGCTCAAGGCCCCCGCCACGCTCTCGGACATGGTGCTCGCGCATGCGAAGAGCATGGGCATCGGAATGACCTTCAAGCAGGACACGTCGTCGACCGGCCTGAGCGATCACGAGGCATACGAGAAGGCGGGGATGCCCGCCACGTGCGTATGCTGGCGCACCGACCCGGTCTATCACACGGCCCAGGACGTCTCGCCGCATGTGGAAACGGCGAAGGTCGCGACCGCGGGCAAGCTGGTGCTCGACTTCGTGCGCAGCCTCGATGCGGCCGAGCTCGCCGCTCTGACGGCTCGCTAG
- a CDS encoding TldD/PmbA family protein, whose product MRLSAEEALALATRAVGLTAADEAEAVVTSGSAALTRFAGNRIHQNVAERDTRLTLRAALGTRTGVASTNLLDEEALARCASAAVEAARHAPEDPGFPGLPAGESGVLAGRDTAGVTVFDASRRAEAAAAIIAPASAAGLVAAGTVSQSLYSLAVANSRGVARATSSGDVRATVLTMGASGGSGWASWLGASTAGFDPAAMGARAADTAARSAEPETLDPGTYTVVLAPEAVSDILEFMGWLGFGAKPLSEEGSFLAGRIGEQLVDPRITISDDALAPKTIGLGIDFEGQLRQRVPLIEAGVARGVVTDSYFAAKLGLPNTGHALPAPNPYGPLALNLKMGAGDTTEADMIASVERGVYVTRFHYVNVEEPMKLVLTGMTRDGTFMIENGQLTRPLKNLRFTQGILDAFSHLGAIGAERVLVGPGEGGATLVPALLLDRWEFTGQTG is encoded by the coding sequence ATGAGGCTTTCGGCCGAAGAGGCGCTCGCCCTCGCAACCCGCGCTGTGGGACTGACCGCCGCAGACGAGGCGGAGGCCGTCGTCACATCGGGCAGCGCCGCGCTCACACGTTTCGCGGGCAACCGCATCCACCAGAACGTCGCCGAGAGAGACACGCGGCTCACCCTGCGCGCCGCGCTCGGCACGCGTACCGGCGTGGCGAGCACCAATCTGCTCGACGAGGAGGCGCTCGCACGCTGCGCCTCCGCAGCCGTGGAGGCTGCCCGGCATGCCCCCGAAGACCCGGGCTTTCCCGGACTGCCCGCGGGTGAGTCCGGCGTCCTGGCCGGGCGGGACACCGCCGGCGTGACCGTATTCGACGCTTCCCGGCGCGCCGAGGCAGCAGCTGCGATCATCGCTCCCGCATCCGCAGCGGGGCTTGTCGCTGCCGGCACCGTTTCGCAGAGCCTCTACTCGCTTGCAGTCGCAAACTCCCGCGGCGTGGCGCGTGCCACCTCTTCGGGAGACGTCCGCGCGACCGTCCTCACCATGGGCGCGTCCGGTGGCAGCGGCTGGGCCTCGTGGCTCGGCGCAAGCACCGCAGGCTTCGACCCGGCCGCCATGGGCGCCCGCGCGGCGGACACCGCCGCACGTTCGGCAGAACCCGAGACGCTCGATCCCGGCACCTACACCGTGGTCCTCGCGCCTGAAGCGGTGAGCGACATCCTCGAGTTCATGGGATGGCTCGGCTTCGGTGCCAAGCCGCTTTCCGAAGAGGGGTCCTTCCTCGCCGGCCGCATCGGCGAGCAGCTCGTGGATCCTCGCATCACCATTTCCGACGACGCGCTCGCCCCCAAGACCATCGGTCTCGGCATAGACTTCGAGGGACAGCTCCGGCAGCGAGTGCCACTGATCGAAGCGGGCGTGGCGCGCGGCGTGGTGACCGACTCGTACTTCGCGGCCAAACTCGGGCTGCCGAATACAGGCCACGCGCTCCCCGCGCCCAACCCGTACGGGCCCCTGGCGCTCAACCTCAAGATGGGCGCTGGCGATACCACCGAGGCCGACATGATCGCGTCGGTGGAGCGCGGCGTGTACGTCACGCGGTTCCACTACGTGAACGTCGAGGAGCCGATGAAGCTCGTGCTCACGGGCATGACGCGCGACGGCACCTTCATGATCGAAAACGGCCAGCTCACGCGCCCGCTCAAGAACCTCCGATTCACCCAGGGCATTCTCGACGCGTTCTCGCACCTCGGCGCGATCGGCGCCGAGCGCGTGCTGGTGGGACCCGGAGAGGGCGGTGCCACGCTCGTGCCGGCGCTCTTGCTCGATCGCTGGGAGTTCACCGGCCAGACCGGGTAG
- a CDS encoding TldD/PmbA family protein → MRDLVALALDAAQTAGARYADARVVETRQQTISVRTGRVEGIENAESLGIGVRVIADGAWGFAATSEITPDGIRAAAHEAVALARAAASTLLAPVRLADVGAYTDTWTGPCETDPFSISLDDKLALLLAADEAMRAEEAVRISSSAMDFLHVKKLFGSTEGSMIEQSYFESQAGITAYSLGGGEMLPRSYPNSHGGQAVQGGWEAILALDLAGNAPRVGEQAAALLSAAPCPAEMTTVIIDSSQVALQVHESIGHPTELDRVLGDEAAFAGTSWVGLTDLGALRYGSEHVSVTADATIPGSLGAFGYDDEGVPAQRDYLIRDGILTGFQSSRESALEIGRTSNGCMRADGWNRQPLVRMTTVSLEPGSWTLPDLIADTERGIYFETNNSWSIDDRRLNFQFACEIGWEITNGKLGRMIKNPNYTGITPEFWGSCDAVGNRDHWQVWGIPNCGKGEPMQVAHVAHGAAPARFTNVRVGVGR, encoded by the coding sequence ATGAGGGACCTTGTTGCGCTCGCGCTCGACGCCGCACAGACGGCGGGTGCACGCTATGCGGATGCGCGCGTCGTCGAGACGAGACAGCAGACCATTTCCGTCCGAACAGGGCGCGTCGAGGGCATCGAGAACGCCGAGTCGCTCGGCATCGGCGTTCGCGTGATCGCCGACGGCGCCTGGGGCTTCGCCGCCACGAGCGAAATCACGCCCGACGGCATCCGCGCCGCAGCCCACGAGGCGGTGGCGCTCGCCCGCGCCGCTGCGAGCACCCTGCTCGCGCCGGTCCGTCTGGCCGACGTCGGCGCCTACACGGACACCTGGACCGGACCGTGCGAGACCGACCCCTTCTCCATCTCGCTCGACGACAAGCTCGCGCTCCTCCTCGCCGCCGATGAGGCGATGCGCGCCGAAGAGGCCGTTCGGATCTCGTCCTCGGCGATGGATTTCCTCCACGTGAAGAAGCTCTTCGGCTCGACCGAAGGCTCGATGATCGAGCAGTCGTACTTCGAGAGCCAGGCCGGCATCACGGCCTACTCGCTCGGCGGCGGCGAGATGCTGCCCCGCTCCTACCCCAACTCGCACGGTGGGCAGGCGGTGCAGGGCGGTTGGGAGGCGATCCTCGCACTCGACCTGGCAGGCAACGCTCCACGCGTAGGCGAGCAGGCGGCCGCGCTGCTCTCGGCCGCACCGTGTCCCGCCGAGATGACGACGGTCATCATCGACAGCTCGCAGGTGGCCCTCCAGGTGCACGAGTCGATCGGCCACCCCACCGAGCTCGACCGCGTACTCGGCGACGAGGCCGCCTTCGCCGGCACGTCGTGGGTCGGGCTCACCGACCTCGGCGCGCTGCGCTACGGCTCCGAACACGTGAGCGTGACCGCCGACGCGACGATCCCCGGCTCGCTCGGGGCCTTCGGCTATGACGACGAGGGCGTGCCGGCGCAGCGCGACTACCTCATCCGCGACGGTATCCTCACCGGCTTCCAGAGCTCACGCGAGTCAGCCCTCGAGATCGGCCGCACGTCGAACGGCTGCATGCGCGCGGACGGCTGGAACCGGCAGCCGCTCGTACGCATGACCACCGTGAGCCTCGAGCCGGGCAGCTGGACGCTCCCCGACCTCATCGCCGACACAGAGCGCGGCATCTACTTCGAGACGAACAACTCGTGGTCGATCGATGACCGCAGGCTCAACTTCCAGTTCGCCTGCGAGATCGGCTGGGAGATCACGAACGGGAAACTCGGCCGGATGATCAAGAACCCCAACTACACGGGCATCACACCGGAGTTCTGGGGCTCGTGCGACGCGGTGGGCAACCGCGACCACTGGCAGGTGTGGGGGATCCCCAACTGCGGCAAGGGCGAGCCGATGCAGGTCGCCCACGTGGCCCACGGAGCGGCTCCCGCGCGCTTCACGAACGTCCGGGTGGGGGTGGGACGATGA
- a CDS encoding NlpC/P60 family protein, with the protein MGFLLRTVALVTAFALLSAPAFAVPSETATTTPAPQAPVPAAESPVLAPTDAETAAFRAELAAKQAALDELEAQLDELDRELAIAAEAYNKAVMELEATREHLSSTKEDLANAEIAFEIQQDTLSERARDIYRSGDLNVIEILLGSKSVSDFLARIKFLHAIGQSDADIAAALAAQRDQISIQAAELEDEALHARSLEFELQARQIEVMIRIQERETLLAAAQTELLALLDSRASERQFAEAELLRQVLAGANRAGIVVEPGSPVETALAYHGVPYLWGGAKPSGFDCSGLVMYVMNQHGVRLPHYSGAQFQLGEKVAPADLKAGDVVFFGSPVYHVGMYVGAGYFIHAPRTGDYVKLSKLADRKDYAGARRYDWQYRTSPITGAVVDPTTAVQ; encoded by the coding sequence ATGGGATTTCTACTGCGGACGGTTGCCCTGGTAACCGCCTTCGCGTTGCTTTCCGCGCCGGCTTTCGCGGTCCCGTCCGAGACGGCGACCACCACACCCGCGCCCCAAGCACCGGTCCCCGCCGCCGAGAGTCCGGTCCTGGCGCCTACCGATGCCGAGACCGCGGCGTTCCGCGCCGAGTTGGCGGCCAAGCAGGCTGCGCTCGACGAACTCGAGGCGCAGCTCGACGAACTCGACCGGGAACTCGCGATCGCTGCCGAGGCCTACAACAAGGCCGTCATGGAGCTCGAGGCCACGAGAGAACACCTGAGCTCGACCAAGGAGGACCTCGCCAACGCCGAGATCGCCTTCGAGATACAGCAAGACACGCTCTCGGAGCGTGCGCGCGACATCTACCGCAGCGGTGATCTCAACGTCATCGAGATCCTGCTCGGCTCCAAGTCGGTCTCCGACTTCCTGGCGCGCATCAAGTTCCTGCACGCCATCGGCCAGAGCGACGCGGATATTGCTGCTGCGCTTGCCGCCCAGCGCGACCAGATCTCGATCCAGGCGGCCGAGCTCGAGGACGAGGCGCTGCACGCCCGCTCGCTCGAGTTCGAGCTGCAGGCACGCCAGATCGAGGTCATGATCCGCATCCAGGAGCGTGAGACCCTACTCGCCGCCGCACAGACCGAGCTGCTCGCGCTGCTCGATAGCCGGGCATCCGAGCGTCAGTTTGCCGAGGCGGAGTTGCTCCGTCAGGTGCTCGCCGGGGCAAACCGGGCCGGCATCGTGGTCGAGCCCGGCTCGCCGGTCGAGACCGCACTCGCCTATCACGGTGTCCCCTACCTCTGGGGCGGTGCCAAGCCGAGCGGTTTCGACTGCTCCGGGCTCGTCATGTACGTGATGAACCAGCACGGTGTGCGCCTGCCGCACTACTCCGGGGCCCAGTTCCAGCTCGGCGAGAAGGTCGCGCCAGCGGACCTTAAGGCCGGCGACGTGGTGTTCTTCGGCTCCCCCGTCTACCACGTGGGCATGTATGTCGGAGCCGGGTACTTCATCCACGCGCCGCGCACGGGCGACTACGTGAAGCTCTCCAAGCTCGCCGACCGCAAGGACTACGCGGGCGCCCGCCGGTACGACTGGCAGTACCGAACCTCTCCGATCACGGGCGCTGTCGTCGACCCGACAACCGCGGTGCAGTAG
- a CDS encoding cytochrome c3 family protein — protein sequence MAATRGRAKWSTRLSWCLAVTVVALAVPSVALATPVAPGVRDATVYQGGIGVTIWWTASTDTDAGSIQYQVYRDDVPMTIATYLANGELVLTTSNTTETVTPKADELAKKYTYYYMVVATNTTTGNKAVSSNIVPNVHGGVRSGYATYNCQLCHSVHGAPPEGYLGAASTWGCYRCHGNTDATKSYGDKAVRNVQRDFYDYTSGQTIPTTLSRHYNQYMIDNETECTTCHTPHKSPYYVDPATGTKLNASSYTQLLRAEISDASYYYSTDAVPAGNAFCLQCHGSGTTALDFNAGTGAYDRTAGDHTYGASAAHSTSGVFANADGHQTNPGIQCEACHAKHASAADKLIAYRGDDSSATSADGTYAQAELCYACHSASGYAAEIAAGTATGNTNFAWNGRDVAAQFGKASHHPTAAGSLTCANCHNVHAVQKGAAGTVWQLVRASLPSNTKTTYAGTATAFCLECHDGTAPTTAANTATVLVPYDVAFSDQSASPYFLTWNKSAIGADSTLGFTSSGHYTVSAANGQATCAACHDPHASNFPRLTAWTMPTGASGLNAGTRENDAADAPSSQEQNLCYQCHGNGTTSLGSGVTSRRAAGAKDVITKAILANSHDPADTTGAHSDLEDAADISATMHAECTDCHDPHVTKKVSASAVHDTAWPGTNSSGPGSAVFGAWGVVPLYGDAVRDITQTTPTIITNPGTYNWTSPAVYTPLRLTGATTDTEAYLCFKCHSANVTALPAGTTDIAMEFNPSNFSVHNVLGQSVGMQNAFTVNGTSYTWTTPPAADFLQTGWTISSMMTCTDCHTNDQNSATQAKGPHGSSTNWIIDPAYPTNWRTTNLSGTVSGMSNTTNICAKCHTNLDACNDTHSSHTTLAKGQCNFCHVGVPHGWKRPRLLGYTTEGTYASTRLYAVELQSYTYSNWSSSRCDTGCTHSNTFTDTW from the coding sequence ATGGCTGCCACTCGCGGACGCGCGAAGTGGTCTACCCGTCTCTCGTGGTGTCTGGCGGTGACGGTCGTGGCCCTTGCAGTGCCGTCCGTTGCTCTGGCCACTCCTGTTGCGCCGGGCGTGAGGGATGCCACCGTGTACCAGGGCGGTATCGGCGTGACCATCTGGTGGACCGCGTCCACCGATACCGACGCCGGCTCGATCCAGTACCAGGTCTATCGCGACGACGTGCCGATGACGATCGCCACGTACCTCGCCAACGGTGAGCTCGTCCTCACGACCTCGAACACGACAGAGACCGTGACGCCGAAGGCCGACGAACTGGCCAAGAAGTACACCTATTACTACATGGTGGTCGCAACGAACACCACGACCGGCAACAAGGCCGTCTCGAGCAACATCGTGCCGAACGTCCACGGCGGCGTGCGCTCCGGATACGCCACCTACAACTGCCAGCTCTGCCACAGCGTCCACGGAGCGCCGCCCGAGGGCTACCTCGGGGCAGCGTCCACATGGGGCTGCTATCGCTGCCATGGCAACACCGACGCCACCAAGAGCTATGGCGACAAAGCGGTGCGAAACGTCCAGCGCGACTTCTACGACTACACCTCGGGTCAGACCATCCCGACCACGCTCTCGCGCCACTACAACCAGTACATGATCGACAACGAGACCGAGTGCACTACGTGCCACACGCCGCACAAGAGCCCGTACTACGTGGACCCGGCTACCGGCACCAAGCTGAACGCGAGCTCGTACACGCAGCTCTTGCGCGCCGAGATCTCCGACGCCAGCTACTACTACAGTACCGATGCCGTGCCGGCCGGCAACGCGTTCTGCCTGCAGTGTCACGGTAGCGGCACGACGGCGCTGGACTTCAACGCCGGCACCGGCGCGTACGACCGCACGGCTGGCGACCACACGTACGGTGCGAGCGCGGCGCACAGCACCTCGGGCGTGTTCGCGAACGCCGACGGCCACCAGACCAACCCCGGGATCCAGTGCGAAGCCTGCCACGCCAAGCACGCCTCGGCTGCCGACAAGCTCATCGCGTACCGCGGTGACGACAGCAGCGCCACCTCGGCAGACGGCACCTACGCGCAGGCAGAGCTCTGCTACGCATGCCACAGCGCCAGCGGCTATGCCGCTGAGATCGCGGCCGGGACGGCGACCGGCAACACGAACTTCGCCTGGAACGGCCGGGACGTGGCTGCGCAGTTCGGCAAGGCGTCGCACCATCCGACGGCGGCGGGGTCGCTCACCTGCGCCAACTGCCACAACGTCCACGCGGTGCAGAAGGGCGCTGCCGGCACGGTGTGGCAACTCGTGCGCGCTTCGCTGCCGAGCAATACGAAGACCACCTACGCCGGCACCGCCACGGCGTTCTGCCTCGAGTGCCACGACGGCACCGCCCCCACCACGGCGGCCAATACGGCGACCGTGCTCGTGCCGTACGATGTGGCGTTCTCCGACCAGAGCGCGTCACCGTACTTCCTGACGTGGAACAAGTCGGCCATCGGCGCGGACTCGACCCTCGGCTTCACCAGTTCGGGGCATTACACCGTCTCGGCCGCCAACGGGCAGGCGACCTGCGCGGCCTGTCACGACCCGCACGCGTCGAACTTCCCGCGCCTGACGGCGTGGACGATGCCCACCGGTGCAAGCGGGCTCAACGCGGGCACCCGCGAGAACGATGCGGCCGACGCACCCTCCTCGCAGGAGCAGAACCTCTGCTATCAGTGCCACGGCAACGGCACGACCAGCCTGGGGTCCGGTGTCACGAGCCGGAGGGCGGCGGGCGCCAAAGATGTGATCACAAAGGCGATCTTGGCCAACTCGCACGATCCCGCCGACACAACCGGTGCGCACTCGGACCTCGAAGACGCCGCGGACATCAGCGCGACGATGCACGCCGAGTGCACCGACTGCCATGATCCGCATGTGACCAAGAAGGTATCCGCCTCGGCGGTCCACGACACCGCGTGGCCTGGCACGAACTCGAGCGGTCCGGGCAGCGCGGTCTTCGGCGCCTGGGGTGTGGTCCCCCTGTATGGCGACGCGGTGCGGGACATCACCCAGACGACGCCGACAATCATTACCAACCCCGGAACCTACAACTGGACGAGCCCTGCTGTGTACACGCCGCTTCGGCTGACCGGGGCGACGACCGATACCGAAGCGTACCTGTGCTTCAAGTGCCACAGCGCCAACGTCACCGCGCTACCTGCCGGCACGACCGATATCGCCATGGAGTTCAATCCGAGCAACTTCAGCGTGCACAACGTGCTCGGCCAGAGCGTGGGCATGCAGAACGCGTTCACGGTGAACGGAACCTCGTACACCTGGACGACACCGCCGGCCGCGGACTTCCTGCAGACCGGCTGGACCATCAGCTCCATGATGACCTGCACGGACTGCCACACGAACGACCAGAACTCGGCCACACAGGCGAAGGGACCGCACGGATCGAGCACCAACTGGATCATCGATCCTGCATACCCGACCAACTGGCGGACGACCAATCTCAGCGGCACGGTATCCGGCATGAGCAACACGACCAACATCTGCGCCAAGTGCCACACGAACCTCGACGCCTGCAACGACACGCACAGCAGTCACACCACGCTCGCCAAAGGCCAGTGCAACTTCTGCCATGTCGGGGTCCCGCACGGCTGGAAGCGGCCGCGGCTGCTCGGCTACACGACGGAGGGCACGTACGCATCGACCAGGCTGTACGCAGTCGAGCTGCAGAGCTACACGTACTCGAACTGGAGCTCAAGCAGATGTGATACCGGCTGCACGCACTCGAACACGTTCACCGATACCTGGTAG